TATCAGCAATATCCTTGAAAATTATCCCATGGGGTCCTCAACAGAAACACTGTTCTGCATCTCCTTGTGATTCATGATGCCAAGAAGTTTAGCTGGTCTAATGAGGGCTTGAGTTGGAAATGAAAGGTGTTAGTCCAGTGTGCTAGGCAGTGGCTGGTTGGAACAGATTTGCATAGATGACACTTTGATCCCCTGGGTTTGACTGTGGTGATGTTGTTGTCAGACGCTGATGTCACAAACGGCTGCTGCTGCCTTGAGTTTGGCGTGTTCAGCTGGACACCAGAGATAATGATGGTGTTGGAGGGGCCTAAAATGTAGAACAGTGAGTGTTGATCAACCGAAAAAAGACATTCGGCAATTtgttcagcaatagtccagttatatgatagagtgagtgcatgagtgagtgagtaagagggCAGAAAAAATAAGTGTGTGTACATTCATCCACAAGTTAGTGATTGACTAAGTGAGCTAAACATCACTTTGAACTGTGCTCCAGTTATggtgtttgatttcatttgaggcCAATGAACTCCTCACTAACGCGAAAAACCCCCCAATAATTTCAActaaaccaaattttgcacagtcaCATGAAATGAACAGACCAACTCTGAGGATCTGTCTCAAAATTCTGGACATCCGACTAAAAAGGTTGTTTGAACAAACGTTCATTATTTTGTTGCCAATCTTCACTATTTTTCACGGGGGGAGGGGACGACGACCACTTGCTTGTAAAACATCCAGGTAATCAACAAGTGTGTGTAGAGAAATTTCAATTTCGCATGTACAACTCtaacacctggctgttctaccagcaagtggtCCTCCCTTATAAACAAATTAGCAATGTCTGGCATGGCTAAGGGAGATTACCTTGTACCTCGAATTACAATGCCTTAAATCGCTTTTTCTGATCAAGGGAGATAGTTCCCCAAAAAGTATTTTAATCATGGCTACTTTGACAACCAGTAAGTTTAGAAATATCTACATAGCGAATCGAGTGATACTTACAGTGTGTAACTGGAATTTATCATAGATTTCGGTGAGATCTTCAATAAGAAATTGGTTGAGAACGACGATTCCCTCGAGTGTTGGGCTGGTTTTGTACACACAGTCTTGACAATGGACAATAAACTTCCTGTCTTGTTCGGTCACAAACAAGATATTGAACACTTCAACCTGAAACACAGAGAATCAGTATCCATATCATGTCCAACTAAACCAGCTTCTGATGTTGCAAGTTTTCGACTAACAGTGAGTGGAAAATCAAAAAAAAAATTAcgaagaaaaaaaaccaaaatcaGCCCTACCTACCTACTATAAAAGAAGTGACGAGAAGCATGAAATTTATGTTATGCGGGCTCAGGTGAAACCAACTCCAAGATAACAGGGTCCTGAGACACACTGGAACTCATACAATATATGGGACACAACTCTGAgttagttcagttttatgcaatattccatctatatgtgaacaatcaagtctgaaccacacaatccaatgatcaagagTATCAGCAGCGacctgtgcagttgggaaccaatgacatgtgtctaccaagtcagcaagcctgatcacccaatcttGTTACTCCCTtctagcatagtcgccttttgtggcaagcatgggttgctgaagaactaTTCAACTCTGCACAGTGAATGTTCCCACTACTTATAGTCATGTCCATGTTGACTCACCTCACATTCATTGCAGTAGTGGGCAGTTTCATCCTTGGATCGACCATGCCACTTCACCTCCTTCCCCAATGCTTCCAGTGTGTCGTACGTCATCTGTATCTGGCGAAGCGACCTCAACAAACTCCATCTATAACATTGGAAATTTGTTCAAATGCTGAGCCCCAAAGAAACTTGTTTgcgcagcactcagcaacattccagctatatgtctaGGCCAAATAATCTGTGACTGACAGTAAGACAGATCTATACTGCTGTAACATGATAACACGCCTCAACTCAGTGAGTCTACCACTCTATCCCACTAGCCACCCCATAAAACAAAcacgagttgctgaagaccatttaaAGCCCTGATCTTTATGCTTCCAAAAACGAAACTAGATCTTGAATGCTAGTTACACACTGGCTATATTACGGAGACCTGAAAATACTTGTTCATTCACCTGCTACAGCAATCAACCTACCTGATTTGTTCGTACAGCTTGACATCCGTCATGCCGACATTCATGGCAAGGTTCCATGACAGGTGCACCATGGGAACTATGGACTTGTAGCTCTGCAGTTTATTCCACTCATACCTCTCGATACCCAGCTGGAACTGGCGAGCTGTCAGCGGGCCCACATTCCAGGCAATGTTATTACACCAACCCTGGACACAGATGTAAATTGTTAGAAACTGTTCATCATAAACTGTGACATGCAGATCTCTTGAGCCCATTTTAGAAAATGTTGTGTCGATGAAGGCAGACATGACAACAGGGTCACAACAGACTCACAAATATGGCGTGCCTGGGGACCCCTAATTATTAGTACTAAGGGTCCTTGTGGGAAATAAGAGGGTCCTGTGAAATAATGGCGTAGAGAACTGTACGTTTTGATCATTTCTTTACAGTCTGGAATGCATCATTGATCACTGATGGATGACATGATACACGTAACTGCTCAgaaagaaacaaccaaacactcAGCAGTGAATAATATTGTGTGTTGCtcttcaaacaataaattatattttttctgtCCATTCTCTatattttaccaatattccagcgatatcacatcaggggacaccagaaaatgggcctcacacattgtacccatgtggggaatcgaacccgggtcttcggcgtgacgagcgaacgctttacccactaggctcccccaccgcccctggtccttttcaaatgttaaacagaacactacagtgagtgagtttagttttacgccccactcagcaacattccagctatatggccgcgttctgtaaataatcgagtctggaccagacaatccagtgatcaacaacatgagcattgatctgtgcaattgggaagcgatgacatgtgccaaccaggtcagtgagtctgaccacccgatccagttagtcaccacttacgacaagcatagtcaccttctatagcaagcatggattgctgaaggcctattctaccctggaattTCACGGGTCAGAACTCAACAGTGCTCTGTTTATCATTCAGCTatgttcaacaacaacaacaacaacataacaacaacaacaacaagaagaagaacaacaacaacaagagaGATCCTAAACAACAGAAGCAGTTCCTTGTCACTTACAATGGCCTGGACCCAATGAACCGTGCCTGGGCCGATCCAAACAAGGTCCCCTGGTTTCTGTATGAATCTGTACACAGGGACATCCTCCTCATACAGGTCCTCCAGCACAGGCCACCAGGACCCTGTCAAATAGTTGACGCTATTTCTGCAACAGAGAGGTAGTCAGTTCAGTCAGTGGTTGTATTTTTTTGATGGGTGGCTTTGTATTCAATGACACTGTTTCAACCTATGGTTTAACCAAGTGGTCTCGCCATTCCTTGGCAGGTTTGTTTGAATCCATATTCTCAATAATAATCACAGACCTTATCAATTCATGATAACAAtatttggatgaacaacttctttattgctttGAAAGTAAAagatgagagtgagtgagtgagcaagtttagttttacaccatattagcaattttccagcccatcatgtgcccacgtggggaactgaaccccaGACTGTGAGATGATGGACAGCCGCTTGAACCACTCGGCTAACCCACTGCCTCAAAcatgaagttgttcatccatataatGTTTTccttccaacttctaaacgcctctcaaagaagttcaGTGTTGCTTTATTGAGTTGTATTCTTGATTTCAGTATCATATATTATTTGTCTCAGTGACACCATCTCATCGAATGGTCTCCTTAAATTATTCATCTCATTCAGTGACACCATCTCATTCAATGGTCTCGCTTTACTGAACAGTAGTTAACAATCAATGGCACTGCCATGTGTTTTATCCTCAGGTTTTGCTCCATTCAGTGGTATTGTCTAACCAACAGTATTCAGATTTCATTGTTTTACTCAACACTCACTTTTCACACAGGTTGTAGATTACTCCCCAGTACTGATCGGGAACAGCGAACCACTCACAGTCTCCGGGTCCAATGTTGATGTTCACTGAACAGAAGTTGTTGTTCTCCTGATGGCCTGGACAATGAAGAAGACTGACTTTCAGTAAGTTACTTAGTGAATAAGTGAGatgggttttatgctgcttttagcaatattccagcaatatcaagtcaggggacaccagagatgggtcCATTCTACAGAGGCTTAGAGTGCATTTTCAACAGCGGCATAGAGCGTCCTTTATACAGTCACCAAAGGTCATTAGTGCAGGACTATCCTAGAACATCTGGCAGTCCAACATTTCCATGTCTGTCAGTTGTCATATATTCATACAACCCTCACCTGGAGTCCTCGACCCTGGCACTTTCATATACAGCTGTACTGTGTTCATGCCGAGAATGGTGTGTCCCACGTGGCTGAGCATGTTTCCCGCGGACACCACCCGTGTGAAAGACGGCAATTTGGTTAGCTCATGAAGCTGAAGCTTCCACTTCTTCTCATCTGACAAGTCGACATTTGTCCCGAACTTAATAATCTTCACTTTCTTCCTGCAGATAAAGGGAAACATGTCAAGAGAGGTTAGAAGTTAAGtgaaggatggatggatggatggatggatggataagTCACTGTAATCATATCACTGCACCCTCTAATCAAATCCTACCCTTCAGCCCAGAGACGTGCAATCACACGATAGAACAGGCAACCAGTAACATTTTAAGAAAAAACATCCCCGCCGTAGAGTCCCAAGTGAACTGAACCAGCAGTAAGGCTTCCACATTAACAGTGATAGAAGAACACCTTGTTCAAGGTACACTGAGGGATGTTGATGCACTGTCAGATACTTTACAATCTGTCCCATGAAAAGAataggtgagtttagttttatgtcacactgagcaatattccagtgatcaacagcatgagcatcatctgtgcaactgggacacgatgatttatctcacctcacacatgaatgtcgctttctgattggctaagcaccattctattattttcaatgtacccctcttataggtgatgtattattttcaatgtacacctcTGGGAATTccaaactcttctggtgctttgtggtagtacttttttatcttgaataacattgaatcacgcatcaaacacagaaattaccaatgttttgcgattgaaaattgatggaagggagataactctaaatctgtttaccttgtgtcatctgcaaaatggcgattagcctcgcattcaacagaagtgcttcaaacagttaaaaattGAAACtcaggtgttcagtaagataaacaCATTGTTCACTGATCCCTTGGGGGCCATgtgctcatgtaccctcgaggtttgtttatgttcccgaGCAACTTAGAGTGTGAACCAAGTAACTGATCCCCCTTAATcacctgttatgacaagcatgggtcaatGAAGATCGTTTATAACCCATATCTTTACAGGTCtcacatgaaaaaaaaagcaGTGACCTACCCCTTTGAAGATGAGGAAGAGTTGGAATCACTATCCGAATCCTTCTCCTTGTGCTGCCCCTTCGCCTTCTCTGCCTCCTCCTAAAaacaaacagcaaaagaaagttTTCCACAGCATCAAGTCTGAGACTGACTGGGAAGAATCCTATACCACAGACCATCTCAATAATGAATTGATTGTAACCAATATGCAATAAAGCTTTGAAGAAATGCCCATCAGACAGTTCATGGTGTCGGTTCTGACCTTGAGAGATTCTTGAAATGAGGAGGCCTGGTACTGGGCATACTTGGCAACAGTTGTGTGACTTCTGCTGCTGTCACAGTGCCACACCTTGTTGCCCCAGCTGTCACGGTTCTCGTCCGGCGCCTGCTGCTTCTGTTGACAGGAGGTGACATTCAATATTAAACAAACTGACAAGAGATTCCAATCAAACAGGACATTCCAATtctacaatgagtgagtttagttttatgccactcttagcaatattccagcaatacaatggcaagggacactagacataggcttcacacatcgaacccatgtggagaattgaacttAGGTCTGTGAACACTCTCacaactaggctaccacaccatcacaccaAGTCTAGAGAAAGGAGAACTAGTAATCATTTTTGTACTacaattaaaataaaacaataatcaGTTCCATGCCTGCAAATAGAATTGCTCTTTCCGCTGAACTTTCTGGGATGACAGATTGTAAACGTGTAAAATGCACCTGGATCAAAACCTGGTCAATGTTATGATAATGAAACAGCGTAACTTGCAATTAGTTATACagtgctttcagcaatattccagcaatatcatcatagtggacaccagatatgggcttcacacatttcacccacaaggagaatcgaacccggctcctCGGAATGATgaaccaacactttaaccacatggctacccgTTGTCCCACAAACGACCAACAAGTGACTGGAATTTAAAAGTAGTTACCTGCGTGCGGACTTCAACACGATGATCAGCATTTGCTTCAACCAGTGTTTTTGTCGAAAATAAACCTAAATCTGAAAAtaagatatattttgtgaataaTATCATAAATTAAAGTTACtaatgtttgcatgtgtgtgtgtgtgcgtgcgtgcgtgtgtgcgtgtgtgcgtacgtgcatGTGTGCAAGAGTGTGATAATTTCTTACAAGtatcatctcacaagaaaaatAGCTTCACAAATATAAAGTGTTCTCTGGGGATGATGCATGATGAAAAACTGTTTGCACCTCTTCAAGCAGTAATATTAGTGTCTTTTACCAAACTGCAAAAGTTTTTGGAAAGGTCAGACtgtacaatccagtgactaacatcaaaagcttggactgactgactgtttAGCTTACGcctattcaacaatattacacaatgacttttgtctgaagttgttatttgttgcatgtgacacttgtttatgtttgttattATAGAATGTTAATAAATTCAATGccaattacaagaaatgttaaattttattctatgggtcctgtgaattttcagagAGTCAGACAGACatttgaaacttacaggacccaatgtcctgttacttcgAAACACCATTCATAAACACTGTAATCGAGTaggaaccagacaatccagagatcaaaagcatgagcactgatctgcacaaatggcaACTAAGTCTGCTAGCCTTGCCACCCCGagccgttagtctcctcttacaagcatgggttactgaagaccattatTGTAAccaagaccttcacgggtgtacTAACATTTAGAAGAAATGTGAAGTCAAGTCAGGGAGCTTGACAGCCTGTTAGTTGCCACTTATGACGAGCATGGGTTGTGGAAGACTAGTTCAAACAAGGGTCTTTACTTGGAGGACTTCCCAATGGAATGTCCTTAATTGTACGCCCAGTAACAAGGAACACCAACCTAATTTCAGGGCtccagccaaccctcgtataacTACAACTGGTTGAGAATGACAGTACTGCTGAAGCTCCGGCGAAAAGGCATCACGCTTGCTCTCAAGctgaaacatatacataaatttGCAATGTgagatatcacagatatacaataaTAAACACGAAGAATTGGTATGTCCTTAACAGTTTAAGAAGTAAATGCCCCCAAAAGTCTTATTtgttaaatattcatttaaaaaaaattggcAGGAAAGCATTTGATTTAAttttttaattaatttaatttaattttaatttttaatatttatttcatttaatgcTTTCAGAGCGATGTGGCAGTGTAAGAGATTTACAAATTGATTTAATGGCATTATCAAGTAATTGATACCTTGTTGTTCTGACCTCTGAAGCTCTAATAACGTCCAAATATTCAACCCCCAAAACAAGTACACAAATCCTTAATGATTCCCACTGACACAAATTGGGAGTTTACTCCCAGATACAGCAtgataagggagacaactcacatAAACACTAGGGGTAGGAGGGTTGAGACTCTCTTTTGGAAGAGGTGGATAGGGAGGACTTGGCGGATGTGGAGGAGGACACAGATCCGAATAGTAACCTTTCTTGCCTAGAAGAGAAAAATAAACCATTAATAAACATACACAACAAAGATGTACAGGATCCAGTAGCACCACAGCACAAGACCTAGATACCTATCATAAATGGTACAGAGGGCACGGTGTTACCTAATTTGATATTCAAGTGATTTCAAACTAGCTATTCCTGACTCCATCAACTGACAAGCTGATCTACATCTTACACTTCAGTTCCATCAGACAGATGGATGAATGTCTTTATTCTTGTATCACTGACAAGCTggtatgatgatatatgatgatgaAACAATCTGCATTGAAACATCACACCACCTggataaagtacagtaaaacctgtcaacaccGGCACCAGCACCCAGCATAAAATTTTGGTTCCGCCATTCTACTCCATGTCCTGGCAAGAGTTTCTGGTCCTAACAAGCTATTTTAACTCTATATAACACTGTCTAAACCAACATGgttatgaacagaccaatcaaagACCCATAATCCAATAAACAATATAATCTATTTGGGACACTAGATAATCAGAAAGTGATTGCATGCTGAATCAAATACTTATAGGATGATCATGTTTATGCCCTATAAACACTGCATTAACTGCTTTTTTCAAGTGAATGATGTGTCAGAGAGTAGATAAATAGGCAAGAGATTGACAAGTGTAAatggcagccatgttggaaaATGACTGTCTCCGTCTAATATTGAAGCCTGTCCAAACTGGCATTTTATTTGgggtgctggtttagacaggcTTCACTGTAGTAAGtcttccataaagtttgtccttttcTGACCCTCAAACTTCCAAAACACTGGTCTAAAGTCCATCAGACAGATAACTTGACAACAAATGAAGGTCTATAATAGTCTATTTCCTTTGCAATAAGACTTCATTTTTCAATAGGTGTCCTTCATAGAAATAAttggttatttttgtttgcCATGTGAACACAATCGGCTTCAGCAATTCAGAAAGTCATGAGACAAAGGAACACCTGCATTATGATCTACAAAGCAATCTTTACATTAAACTATGGTACCCCTTAGATACAATTAACTAAGGACaacgatcgctttgtgaaatggggcccaggacctacattttcgaagctcccttaGCCCTTAAATAGTTTTAAGTGGcatacattaacttacgacaatcttagcaCTGAGATAGTTTTGAAAATCTTTCATGACCTATTAGAAAATAATGGCCTTCTGTAAAACCATTAACCCTCTCTATGTCCTTTAACATACTTTCATGATCCTCCCCCTAAAAGACAAAATACAACACATTTTTATCTTATTAAATGTCTATTTTGATTTAGATCCTTCCCAAATATGTCTATTACATGCGCAGATCGCTGGTCCCCTCTGACCCATCACCCTGTATTAAATGACTGGTCCCTTACATGCACAACTAGCCTTCATGATAACTCTTCTCAAACTTGCACAAGGTAATGTCAAACACCATGGTTTCCAAATCCAAAGTCAAACTTACAGCTGTCATAAAGATTGGTTATTTCTTTGGAATTATCCCTTCAATATTAATTCCAGTTTATTGTAAATTTTTTACTCTGCATGTTAATTTCTATGCCATACTTGCAAATATTTCGGTTTCTTGTTCGTTTGAAATATAAGCACAAATTGATGAACATATGCTAAGTTAATTTTTGTGACAAACCCTTGACAACTTTTAGTATTTCTGTCAAACTTTGATAAAATGGTGTTTGTCTGCATAGAGTAACAGTATCCCCGCAAATACTAAGTACAATTGAAGAAAGCCATTACATACCTAGTCCTTTGCTCGCGTCAACAATTTCACGCCCGCACATATTTATTGACAATGTGGGCATAGGTTTCTCATCCTTCTTTTGCACACATGGCTCagttttttcaattttcaaaagtgAACTGTACTCCAACGAAGCACTGACTCTGTCCTTATCAGCTGATGTGCCTTGAAGCAAGTCTTTCTGGTTATTGCTTCCTGTTTGAGCAGATCCCTGAGAGGAGGTCGAGGAATGTTGAGATAAAGCACTGTTGgtaggtgacacaccactttcTGATGACATCACACGATCGGCAGGTGTGCTGCGCAGTCCACCGTTGTCCCGATTCTGATGAGGTCCCGCGATGACCTGTGGCGAGGACCCTATAATTGGCTGCTTGGGTTGCAGCGACATTGAGGGAATGGGTTGCTGACTAGAACTACTGAGTCTACTAGGTCCCTTGTTGGCCTGGTCCTGGCCTTGAGATATCTGAGCAAGAAGGTCCTCAGCCAGGGAGGTAGCAATGTCCTGGCGAGAGAGGAGAGCAGTAAGATCATGTTCACTCAAGCTGGCTGCGGCTGTCTGAAGGTCCTTAGACCCTGGATCTGAGATCATTGGGGTTAAGTTATGAGGGGGTATGTTCCCGCCCTGACCCGGGAAGCCAGATGGCAGTCGGTGATGAGGTGGCTGGCCTGACGCCATCTGTGATGAGGTCGGAGGCAGGGGTCCGGCACCGTAACCCTGAGACGATGGTGTGATTGTGCTCAATGGAATGTTGCTGTGCGGGGGAGGAAGAGGTAGATTCCCACCAGGTGGAGGCAACCCTGGCCTCATACCTGGagggtgaccttgacctggGAGATGACCTTGACTTGGCATATGACTTTTCATTCCTGGTCCATGCTGTCCAGAAATACCTTGGGGATTTGGTCCACCTGCATAACGCATCAAATATTCAAGATTACTTCTTGGAGGTGGATCAGCATATCCAGGGGAAGAGTTTAGATAAGCACTAGGCATTCCAGTTCTACTACTAACAGAGTCTACATGTTTAGTGGCGTGCAGAGAGAAAGGCAAAGAGGGTGCAGCACTACTAAGAGGTGGGCTGTGCACcgagggtggtggtggcccGTCCAACAGTGGAGAGAACGTCGGAGCGCCGGGACAGAGGGGTCCAGACGGTCCTGCACGAGGTCCGAGAATGTTACCTGGCGGCATAACGCCCCCTGTTGGTGAGAGCTGGGACTGCAGAGGATTATGCTGGTTCGGCATATGACCCTGTGGTGGCTGTATACCCATTGGCGGAATCTGATTCCCCTGAACACAGAAACAAGAGTACAGAGTACAACCCTGTGTTTGTAACTTTTTAACAGTTTGAGAAtcacttaaaaaaaataaacaaaacagtaaaaaaATTTTAATGAACAGTGGCCAGTAACTAATGTAAGATATTCTTCTCACATATTTACTGACAGTTCTAATGAAGACCAGTACAAGCTTTTATCTTGAGGTTttggagtgactgagtgaatgagtgaatttagttttacgccgcactcagcaatattccagcttaggGCGGTGGTctacaaataatcaagtctggatcagactatccagtgataaacaccaTGAACCGCAatctgtacaattgggaactgatgatatgtgtcaaccaagtcagagagcatgaccaaccgatcccattACTTGcagctcttacgacaagcaaagtcgccttttgtggcaagcatgggttgctgaaggcctattctatccccgggaccttcaagggtctgtTTTGGAACATCACAGACCTTATCGATTTGAGACAAATCATGAAGAACATGTTGTGGACAAAATTACAATTCTGTGGAGCTCTTGCTGTGATTACTTCTTTGCAGATTGTTTATCACCATATTGAGCACTTaacagctatatgatggcagactgtaaataactgagtctggacaaggTAATCCagagattaacagcatgagcatcaattccAGATTCGATGACATGTCGACCACAGCAGCgtgtctgaccatccgatcccattcaTCATCTCTTACGAATGAATTTAGTGttatgccatactcagcaatattccagctatatggtggcagtctgtaaataattgagtcaggatcagaaaatccagttatcaacagcacaagcataaatctgcgaaactgggaaccgatgacgtgtcaaccaagtcaagcgAGCCTGAGAACCCAATCttgttagtcgccacttatgacaagcatgggttactaaggGTCAATACTTACTTCTCActtggaccttcacgggtcacctgtTATGACAAGTACAAGTTACTGAAGGCTAGTTTTAACAAATGTTCACAGGGTAGCTCATGCTGTGAAATGTAACTATGGCTGGGTACTGAGTATTCACCTGCGTCTGCATGGAGGCCTGCATCTTGagatgctgctgctgcaggTAATACTGATGCTGAAGCTGGTGGAACATCTGCTGCTGCTGCGGAGTCAGGCTACCCTGCAACACGATCATTACATGGTCAGTGACGTAAGTCGTTGGTCACTATTAACATCAACGAAGACTTGTCCACCTAATTAAGTCACTGGAGCTATTGCAGAGTCAGGTTATCCTGCAACAGTCATTCCATGGTCAGTGATGAAAGTCGGTcactattaacatcaacaaagACTTGCCCACCTATTTAAGTCACTGGAGCTATTTCATGGTACACTTTGGAACTGATGATCATCCCATCATGATTGTTATGGCagcgagttagtgagtgaatatggttttacgctacctttagcaatattccagcaagggacaccagaaaagggcttaacacattgtacccatgtgaggaccTCAATcttggtctttggcatgattaGCAAATGTGTTAACCAACAGGCTCCCCTCAAGAATGGCCAGGTGTCAGTACGATCTATTTGTTTGCTACTTCAAAATTTGTGGGTAACAATACAGGCAAGATACATCAAGGGCAGCAACACATGTTACTATGATGTGACATTTCAGAAGAGATTCTGATACAGCTGTACAATAATTTAAtgaagaagctgtcatccatacaGGAGGTTTCATTTATATGTGTTTGTAGTACATTGACTTTATGATCAAGCAAGTATTTTTTtaccccacttttagcaatatcatagcaatattatggtggggggagaccagaaatgctcttcacacatcgtactcatgtcgggaattgaacccagctCTTTGGCAgaacgagcgaatgctttaaacacAATGCTACCTCACCACCACTGCGCACCTACCTGATTTTGTCCCAGGTATTGAAGAAGATGCATTTGCTGCTGGTTAAGAAACTGTGGTGGGGCGCcctgtggggggtggggggccTGTTGAGGGTGTGTAGCTTGAGGGGTAGGCATTTCTTCTGATGAAGGCTGTAAACATCCAAGAAAACTGATgaacaacaaatacaaaaatattctgTGGTCgataatgaaacaaaaatacgCTACATCTGAACATACAACAGGTTCTAATGAGGCTTCAGGAGTATAACCTAAAGTTACGCATGTTTACGTGACACAATACATGATCATTTCTTTTCATGAGAGGCATGAAAAGTCAGCCTGCAGTATTCATCTATATCTACTGCCAGTTAACAAGACACTTAGCAGACAGAAAATGTAGTTAAACATACTACAAAGAGCTGCCTTAcactgcttctagcaatattccagcaatatcatggctggggacaccagaaataaacttcacacactgtacccatg
This genomic stretch from Haliotis asinina isolate JCU_RB_2024 chromosome 4, JCU_Hal_asi_v2, whole genome shotgun sequence harbors:
- the LOC137281647 gene encoding lysine-specific demethylase 6A-like isoform X3; the encoded protein is MFKVINNYDAGLKHFRLALTDSNECSLEKVEIRLHIAHLLEVQGKVNQAKESYEQFAQLEDIKSTVKATALRQLGWLYHTQEQFGDKQTRETRAIHYLQKSNELDPSNGQTWYLLGRCYSSIGKVHDAFVSYRQSIDKSEANADTWCSIGVLYQQQNQPMDALQAYICAVQLDKSHSAAWTDLGILYEACNQPNDSLTCYLNASRNKTRVGSNLASKVKFLQQNLSNVPMQHFQNKPRTLPSIEEAWRLPIPAELTSRQSQAPQPVQQADRPHGMLPPAQIQNGSLPPHSGLAGFTDEDQKKKAQSRKRPSSEEMPTPQATHPQQAPHPPQGAPPQFLNQQQMHLLQYLGQNQGSLTPQQQQMFHQLQHQYYLQQQHLKMQASMQTQGNQIPPMGIQPPQGHMPNQHNPLQSQLSPTGGVMPPGGPNPQGISGQHGPGMKSHMPSQGHLPGQGHPPGMRPGLPPPGGNLPLPPPHSNIPLSTITPSSQGYGAGPLPPTSSQMASGQPPHHRLPSGFPGQGGNIPPHNLTPMISDPGSKDLQTAAASLSEHDLTALLSRQDIATSLAEDLLAQISQGQDQANKGPSRLSSSSQQPIPSMSLQPKQPIIGSSPQVIAGPHQNRDNGGLRSTPADRVMSSESGVSPTNSALSQHSSTSSQGSAQTGSNNQKDLLQGTSADKDRVSASLEYSSLLKIEKTEPCVQKKDEKPMPTLSINMCGREIVDASKGLGKKGYYSDLCPPPHPPSPPYPPLPKESLNPPTPSVYLESKRDAFSPELQQYCHSQPVVVIRGLAGALKLDLGLFSTKTLVEANADHRVEVRTQKQQAPDENRDSWGNKVWHCDSSRSHTTVAKYAQYQASSFQESLKEEAEKAKGQHKEKDSDSDSNSSSSSKGKKVKIIKFGTNVDLSDEKKWKLQLHELTKLPSFTRVVSAGNMLSHVGHTILGMNTVQLYMKVPGSRTPGHQENNNFCSVNINIGPGDCEWFAVPDQYWGVIYNLCEKNSVNYLTGSWWPVLEDLYEEDVPVYRFIQKPGDLVWIGPGTVHWVQAIGWCNNIAWNVGPLTARQFQLGIERYEWNKLQSYKSIVPMVHLSWNLAMNVGMTDVKLYEQIRWSLLRSLRQIQMTYDTLEALGKEVKWHGRSKDETAHYCNECEVEVFNILFVTEQDRKFIVHCQDCVYKTSPTLEGIVVLNQFLIEDLTEIYDKFQLHTAPPTPSLSLVSS